In the Variovorax sp. S12S4 genome, one interval contains:
- a CDS encoding M1 family metallopeptidase, producing the protein MKKLVKPVVNNLAITAVTLAALAACGGGGGGGESSLGGTALSAPGPSADSAASPKAPDDGPALAPDAALAQVDRSVKPMELPDTVWPINYKLWFRPDAALKTFVGRGDVEIEVLKPVDAIVVAAHNLKFANGRTTLRKLSNPSEVIALVPTPQTLGDFVQLRRNDGQIAKGKYLLHMEWDGKIQFSDAEYCPPDEMARNPFCSAATGIFKVGLSTPEGVSSDAIVTQGETNFARQWFPGWDEPAFRHTFEISAEVPGDWQTVSNAAQKSAVKLPDGYQQVAFEKTPSMPMYLAFFGGGKFDILSDTFKNPLDGSEMPLRWFTPPGRSTWATFAMEWTKVAMDYYYNYTGIPLPFKKFDTVAANDSYDNKPNTGFGGMENWGSIFEFADRVLTKPGDTPTLYSVTVVTHEIAHQWFGDLVTLDWWDNVWLNESFARWFDRRTTIKFHPNYYSFSDYVLDKHSVIVADLKDTAVPVQRNLNDAGSFGFISPSIFVYNKGSHVLEMVQNYIGEEAMQKGLQIYLKDYAFGNATPSRLWNSIEKASGGKRVADIGDSFIRQTGVPLLTVDAQCAGDRTFVSIAQEPFPNQNAYPASSWTIPVTLAYGDAMEQRKTFVMATSTTQLELPGCTAVLAGPTGQDYYVSNYSTQSWSDLLAKAQNFADNKPLLLNIERDAFRLLSVGRITQGQYDQIKGVINLPSTLLAKTEASQQKMMAQDAGGKEDYPHALRYQGSLKLRENQKR; encoded by the coding sequence ATGAAGAAACTTGTCAAGCCAGTCGTCAACAACCTTGCCATTACCGCCGTGACTCTTGCCGCGCTGGCAGCCTGCGGCGGCGGAGGAGGCGGCGGCGAATCCTCCTTGGGAGGCACAGCACTGAGTGCCCCGGGGCCATCGGCAGACAGTGCGGCGTCGCCCAAGGCGCCCGACGACGGACCCGCTCTCGCGCCCGATGCGGCGCTGGCCCAGGTCGACCGCTCCGTGAAGCCGATGGAGTTGCCCGATACCGTCTGGCCCATCAACTACAAGCTCTGGTTCAGGCCCGATGCCGCGCTCAAGACCTTTGTGGGGCGCGGCGACGTGGAGATAGAAGTGCTCAAGCCGGTAGACGCCATCGTGGTGGCCGCGCACAACCTGAAGTTTGCCAACGGCCGCACCACCTTGCGCAAGCTGTCGAATCCCTCCGAGGTGATTGCGCTGGTGCCCACGCCCCAGACGCTGGGCGACTTCGTACAGCTGCGGCGCAACGACGGGCAGATTGCCAAGGGCAAGTACCTGCTGCACATGGAGTGGGACGGCAAGATCCAGTTCTCCGACGCGGAGTACTGCCCGCCCGACGAGATGGCGCGCAACCCGTTCTGCTCGGCGGCAACCGGCATCTTCAAGGTGGGCCTTTCCACGCCCGAGGGCGTGAGCAGCGATGCCATCGTGACGCAGGGCGAAACCAACTTTGCGCGGCAATGGTTCCCGGGTTGGGACGAGCCGGCGTTTCGCCATACCTTCGAGATTTCCGCCGAGGTGCCGGGCGACTGGCAAACGGTGTCGAATGCCGCGCAGAAGTCGGCCGTCAAGCTGCCCGACGGCTACCAGCAGGTGGCGTTCGAGAAGACGCCTTCCATGCCGATGTATCTGGCCTTCTTCGGCGGCGGCAAGTTCGACATTCTTTCGGACACCTTCAAGAACCCGCTGGACGGCAGCGAGATGCCGCTGCGCTGGTTCACGCCGCCGGGCCGTTCCACCTGGGCCACCTTTGCCATGGAGTGGACCAAGGTGGCCATGGACTACTACTACAACTACACCGGCATTCCGCTGCCGTTCAAGAAGTTCGACACCGTGGCGGCCAACGACAGCTACGACAACAAGCCGAACACCGGCTTCGGCGGCATGGAGAACTGGGGCTCGATCTTCGAGTTTGCCGACCGCGTGCTCACCAAGCCGGGCGACACGCCCACGCTGTATTCGGTGACGGTGGTCACGCACGAAATTGCGCACCAGTGGTTCGGCGACCTGGTCACGCTCGACTGGTGGGACAACGTGTGGCTCAACGAATCGTTCGCGCGCTGGTTCGACCGCCGCACCACGATCAAATTCCATCCGAACTATTACAGCTTCTCCGACTACGTGCTCGACAAGCACAGCGTGATCGTGGCCGACCTGAAGGACACGGCGGTGCCGGTGCAGCGCAACCTCAACGACGCGGGTTCGTTCGGCTTCATCAGCCCTTCGATCTTCGTCTACAACAAGGGCAGCCACGTGCTGGAGATGGTGCAGAACTACATCGGCGAAGAAGCGATGCAGAAGGGCTTGCAGATCTACTTGAAGGACTACGCATTCGGCAATGCCACGCCCTCGCGGCTGTGGAACTCCATTGAGAAAGCCAGTGGCGGCAAGAGGGTGGCCGACATCGGCGACAGCTTCATCCGGCAGACCGGCGTGCCCCTTTTGACCGTGGACGCGCAATGCGCGGGCGACCGCACCTTCGTGTCGATCGCCCAGGAGCCGTTCCCCAACCAGAACGCCTATCCGGCGTCGTCGTGGACCATTCCGGTGACGCTGGCCTATGGCGATGCGATGGAGCAGCGCAAGACCTTTGTCATGGCGACCAGCACCACGCAGCTGGAGCTTCCGGGCTGCACCGCGGTGCTTGCCGGGCCGACCGGGCAGGACTACTACGTGAGCAACTACAGCACGCAGTCGTGGAGCGACTTGCTGGCGAAGGCGCAGAACTTTGCCGACAACAAGCCGCTGCTGCTCAACATCGAGCGGGACGCATTCCGGCTGCTGTCGGTGGGGCGCATCACGCAGGGACAGTATGACCAGATCAAGGGCGTGATCAACCTGCCATCGACACTCCTGGCCAAGACGGAGGCAAGCCAGCAGAAGATGATGGCGCAGGATGCCGGCGGCAAGGAAGACTACCCGCATGCGCTGCGCTACCAGGGCAGCCTGAAGCTGCGCGAGAACCAGAAGCGCTGA
- a CDS encoding 2-dehydropantoate 2-reductase: MAATEVLGSPPGEVLVMGAGTIGCFIGGSLAAAGVPVTFVGRPRVLQSLAAHGLALSDLEGGSHRLPAASLRLSDQVPVGATPALVLLCVKSGATAEAAAELAFALPAGTTVVSLQNGISNCKEASKAGPTLGLLPGMVPYNVAETGPGAFHRGTAGRLAAKDDAALRPWLPVFERAGIPLDLYADLLPVQWGKLLLNLNNPVNALSGLPLRDELLQRGYRCCFAALIDEALGVLGSAGIAPAQVAAVPARRLSTVLRLPDWLFRIVAARMLRIDANARSSMADDLALGRRTEIDALSGEVVRLAHDQDMEAPRNARMSALLEEWPRQPRRWTARQLQDALWL; this comes from the coding sequence ATGGCCGCCACCGAGGTGCTCGGCTCCCCTCCCGGCGAAGTGCTGGTGATGGGAGCGGGCACCATCGGTTGCTTCATCGGCGGCAGCCTTGCCGCGGCCGGTGTTCCGGTTACTTTTGTCGGCCGCCCGCGCGTGCTGCAAAGCCTTGCGGCGCACGGCCTTGCGCTCAGCGATCTGGAAGGCGGCTCGCACCGCTTGCCCGCTGCCAGCCTGCGCCTGAGTGACCAGGTGCCTGTCGGTGCCACGCCGGCGCTGGTTCTGTTGTGCGTGAAGAGCGGAGCCACGGCCGAGGCGGCCGCTGAGCTTGCCTTTGCGCTGCCCGCGGGCACCACGGTCGTCTCGCTGCAGAACGGCATTTCCAATTGCAAAGAGGCATCGAAGGCCGGCCCCACGCTCGGCTTGCTGCCCGGCATGGTGCCCTACAACGTGGCGGAAACGGGGCCGGGCGCCTTCCACCGGGGCACGGCAGGGCGGCTGGCCGCAAAGGACGACGCGGCTCTACGGCCCTGGCTGCCGGTGTTCGAGCGTGCCGGCATTCCCCTCGACCTGTACGCCGACCTGCTGCCCGTGCAATGGGGCAAGCTGCTGCTCAATCTCAACAATCCCGTCAACGCGCTCTCGGGCCTGCCGCTGCGCGATGAGCTGCTGCAGCGCGGCTACCGGTGCTGCTTTGCCGCGCTGATCGATGAGGCGCTGGGTGTGCTCGGCAGCGCCGGCATTGCGCCCGCACAGGTGGCCGCGGTACCGGCGCGGCGGCTCTCAACAGTGCTGCGGCTGCCCGACTGGCTGTTTCGCATCGTTGCGGCGCGCATGCTGCGCATCGATGCCAATGCACGCTCCAGCATGGCGGACGACCTGGCACTCGGGCGGCGCACCGAAATCGATGCGCTCAGCGGCGAGGTCGTGCGGCTTGCGCACGACCAGGACATGGAAGCGCCGCGCAACGCAAGGATGTCGGCGTTGCTCGAAGAGTGGCCGCGGCAGCCCAGGCGCTGGACCGCACGGCAATTGCAAGACGCGCTCTGGCTTTAA
- the alaS gene encoding alanine--tRNA ligase: MSQPTFTVADIRKTFLDFFASKGHTVVASSSLVPGNDPTLMFTNSGMVQFKDVFLGEDKRNYVRAASVQACLRAGGKHNDLENVGYTARHHTFFEMLGNWSFGDYFKRESLKWAFELLTEVYKLPAEKLWATVYIEDDEAYDIWTKEIGLPPERVVRIGDNKGGRYMSDNFWMMADTGPCGPCSEIFYDHGPEIPGGPPGSPDEDGDRYIEIWNNVFMQFDMQPDGSVKKLPAPCVDTGMGLERLAAILQHVHSNYEIDIFDALIKAAGRETGTQDLSNNSLRVIADHIRATSFLVADGVIPSNEGRGYVQRRIVRRAIRHGYKLGQKKPFFHKLVPDLVKLMGDAYPKLVADEKRITETLKAEEERFFETLANGMEILDAALANGAKTLPGDVAFKLHDTYGFPLDLSADVCRERGVSVDEAGFNAAMEKQKAAGRAAGKFKMDRNVEYGGAGNVFTGYEHLEESAKVVALYFEGAAVQELKEGQPGIVVLDTTPFYSESGGQVGDQGVLVAEGVQFGVEDTQKIKADVFGHHGTQTQGTLKVGDTVKAAVDTARRDATMRNHSVTHLMHKALREVLGDHVQQKGSLVDADKTRFDFAHNAAVTHDQILEIEKRVNAEILANTETHARVMDMESAQKTGAMMLFGEKYGESVRVLDIGTSRELCGGTHVGRTGDIGMFKIVSEGGVAAGVRRIEAVTGANALSYLQDLESTVQSVAATLKSPTAELQGRLTQVLEQVRALEREVGALKGKLASSKGDELVSQAIDVNGIKVLAAKLDGADAKTLRDTMDKLKDKLKTAVIVLAAADGAKVQVAAGVTNDTVGKVKAGELVNFVAQQVGGKGGGKADMAMAGGTDAAGLPAALQSVQAWVAERT; encoded by the coding sequence ATGAGCCAGCCCACATTCACGGTCGCGGACATCCGCAAGACCTTTCTCGATTTCTTCGCCTCCAAGGGCCACACGGTGGTGGCCTCGAGTTCGCTGGTGCCGGGCAACGACCCGACGCTGATGTTCACGAACTCGGGCATGGTCCAGTTCAAGGACGTGTTCCTGGGCGAAGACAAGCGCAACTACGTGCGCGCTGCCTCGGTGCAGGCGTGCCTGCGTGCCGGCGGCAAGCACAACGACCTCGAGAACGTGGGCTACACCGCGCGCCACCACACCTTCTTCGAGATGCTGGGCAACTGGAGCTTCGGCGACTACTTCAAGCGCGAATCGCTCAAGTGGGCCTTCGAGCTGCTGACCGAGGTGTACAAGCTGCCGGCTGAAAAACTCTGGGCCACGGTCTACATCGAGGACGACGAGGCCTACGACATCTGGACGAAAGAAATCGGCCTGCCGCCGGAGCGTGTGGTGCGCATCGGCGACAACAAGGGCGGCCGCTACATGTCCGACAACTTCTGGATGATGGCCGACACGGGCCCCTGCGGCCCGTGCTCCGAAATCTTCTACGACCACGGCCCCGAGATTCCCGGCGGCCCGCCCGGCAGCCCCGATGAAGACGGCGACCGCTACATCGAGATCTGGAACAACGTGTTCATGCAGTTCGACATGCAGCCCGACGGCTCGGTCAAGAAGCTGCCGGCACCGTGCGTCGACACCGGCATGGGCTTGGAGCGGCTCGCTGCCATCCTGCAGCACGTGCACAGCAATTACGAAATCGACATCTTCGACGCGCTCATCAAGGCCGCCGGCCGCGAAACTGGCACGCAAGACCTGTCGAACAACTCGCTGCGCGTGATTGCCGACCACATTCGCGCCACCTCGTTCCTGGTGGCCGACGGCGTCATTCCGTCGAACGAGGGCCGCGGCTATGTGCAGCGCCGCATCGTGCGCCGCGCCATCCGCCACGGCTACAAGCTGGGCCAGAAGAAGCCGTTCTTCCACAAGCTGGTGCCCGACTTGGTCAAGCTGATGGGCGATGCGTACCCCAAGCTGGTGGCCGATGAAAAACGCATCACCGAGACGCTGAAGGCGGAGGAAGAGCGCTTCTTCGAAACGCTCGCCAACGGCATGGAAATTCTCGACGCGGCGCTTGCCAACGGCGCCAAGACGCTGCCGGGCGACGTGGCCTTCAAGCTGCACGACACCTACGGCTTTCCGCTCGACCTGTCGGCCGACGTGTGCCGCGAGCGCGGCGTGAGCGTGGACGAGGCCGGCTTCAACGCCGCCATGGAAAAGCAGAAGGCCGCAGGCCGTGCGGCCGGCAAGTTCAAGATGGACCGCAACGTCGAATACGGCGGTGCGGGCAACGTCTTTACCGGCTATGAACACCTCGAAGAAAGCGCCAAGGTCGTGGCGCTGTACTTCGAAGGCGCAGCCGTGCAGGAACTGAAAGAAGGCCAGCCCGGCATCGTGGTGCTCGACACCACCCCGTTCTATTCGGAGAGCGGCGGCCAGGTCGGTGACCAGGGCGTGCTCGTGGCCGAAGGCGTGCAGTTCGGCGTGGAAGACACGCAGAAGATCAAGGCCGACGTGTTCGGCCACCATGGCACGCAAACGCAGGGCACGCTGAAGGTGGGCGACACGGTCAAGGCAGCGGTCGACACCGCGCGCCGCGACGCGACCATGCGCAACCACTCGGTCACTCACCTGATGCACAAGGCCCTGCGCGAAGTGCTCGGCGACCACGTGCAGCAGAAGGGCTCCCTGGTCGATGCCGACAAGACGCGCTTCGACTTCGCGCACAACGCGGCCGTCACGCACGACCAAATCCTCGAGATCGAGAAGCGCGTGAACGCCGAGATCCTCGCCAACACCGAAACGCACGCCCGTGTGATGGACATGGAGTCGGCCCAGAAGACCGGCGCCATGATGTTGTTCGGTGAAAAGTACGGCGAGAGCGTGCGCGTGCTCGACATCGGCACCAGCCGCGAACTCTGCGGCGGCACCCACGTGGGCCGCACGGGTGACATCGGCATGTTCAAGATCGTGAGCGAAGGCGGTGTGGCGGCCGGCGTGCGCCGTATCGAAGCGGTCACTGGCGCCAACGCGCTCAGCTACTTGCAAGACCTCGAATCCACCGTGCAGAGCGTGGCCGCGACGCTCAAGTCGCCCACTGCAGAGTTGCAGGGCCGCCTCACGCAGGTGCTGGAGCAGGTGAGGGCGCTGGAGCGCGAAGTGGGCGCGCTCAAGGGCAAGCTCGCTTCGTCCAAGGGCGACGAACTGGTGTCGCAGGCCATCGACGTGAACGGCATCAAGGTGCTGGCCGCCAAGCTCGACGGCGCCGACGCCAAGACGCTGCGCGACACCATGGACAAGCTCAAGGACAAGCTCAAGACCGCGGTGATCGTGCTGGCCGCGGCCGACGGCGCCAAGGTGCAAGTGGCCGCGGGCGTGACCAACGACACCGTGGGCAAGGTCAAGGCCGGCGAGCTGGTCAACTTTGTTGCGCAGCAAGTGGGCGGCAAGGGCGGCGGCAAGGCCGACATGGCCATGGCCGGCGGCACCGATGCCGCGGGCCTGCCCGCAGCGCTCCAGTCGGTGCAAGCCTGGGTGGCGGAACGCACCTGA
- a CDS encoding ferritin-like domain-containing protein, which produces MAGHEAPHWKIEDLEFSRIARDEVRRDENLFYLVASASFIESGSDLYTQNLVDFFRGDDEVTDWLTHHWEAEELQHGKALRAYVAHVWPEFDWEAAYRGFLDEYATYCKVELLAPTRGLEMTARCVVETGTATYYRAMARSTDEPVLRDLASRIAADEVSHYKHFYRFFRRYRDEERLSRFRVLGTIGRRTLELKSEDADCAIRHVVRTRSPERAGDTAFVQQLSARLNSTVRTNLSAGATLKMLMRPLELPAGVQTMIQYPIRQFMEHVFLR; this is translated from the coding sequence ATGGCAGGTCATGAGGCGCCACACTGGAAGATCGAGGATCTGGAGTTTTCGCGCATTGCGCGCGACGAAGTCCGCCGGGACGAGAATCTTTTCTACCTCGTTGCCTCCGCCTCCTTCATTGAAAGCGGCTCGGACCTCTACACCCAGAACCTGGTCGATTTTTTTCGCGGCGACGACGAGGTGACCGACTGGCTCACCCACCACTGGGAGGCCGAGGAACTGCAGCACGGCAAGGCCCTGCGCGCCTACGTGGCCCATGTGTGGCCCGAGTTCGACTGGGAAGCCGCCTACCGCGGCTTTCTCGATGAATACGCCACCTACTGCAAGGTCGAGCTGCTCGCCCCCACGCGCGGGCTCGAAATGACGGCACGCTGCGTGGTCGAAACCGGCACCGCCACCTACTACCGCGCCATGGCGCGCAGCACGGACGAACCGGTGCTGCGCGATCTGGCCAGCCGCATTGCGGCCGACGAGGTGAGCCACTACAAGCATTTCTACCGCTTTTTTCGCCGCTACCGCGATGAGGAGCGGCTCAGCCGCTTCCGCGTGCTGGGCACCATCGGCCGGCGCACGCTGGAGCTGAAAAGCGAAGACGCCGACTGCGCCATTCGCCACGTGGTGCGCACCCGTTCGCCCGAGCGCGCTGGCGACACCGCCTTTGTCCAGCAGCTGAGCGCCCGCCTGAACAGCACCGTGCGCACAAACCTGAGCGCCGGCGCCACCCTCAAGATGCTGATGCGCCCGCTGGAACTGCCGGCCGGGGTGCAAACCATGATCCAGTACCCCATCAGGCAGTTCATGGAGCATGTTTTCCTGCGTTGA
- a CDS encoding DUF1579 domain-containing protein — MTKEAFERSAASGGMHHRLAAMAGNWEGRFRLWFEPGKPADESVQRGTIRLVGRGRFLLHEYEGRCSGEPFEGVALWGYHLDEDTFECAWGESFGTGTSIMFSTGRVEDGRFGALGSYGTGTGGERWGWRTEVSQPGAEHLDIRMFNITPGGEEALAVEVNYRRVPASSSDSS; from the coding sequence ATGACCAAAGAAGCGTTCGAACGATCCGCCGCGTCTGGCGGAATGCATCACCGGCTGGCTGCGATGGCCGGCAACTGGGAAGGCCGCTTCCGGCTCTGGTTCGAGCCCGGCAAACCGGCTGATGAATCGGTACAGCGCGGCACCATCCGCCTCGTCGGCCGCGGCCGGTTCCTGCTGCACGAGTACGAAGGCCGTTGCAGCGGCGAGCCTTTCGAGGGTGTCGCGCTCTGGGGCTACCACCTCGATGAAGACACCTTCGAGTGCGCCTGGGGCGAGAGCTTCGGCACTGGCACGTCGATCATGTTCAGCACCGGCCGAGTGGAGGACGGGCGCTTCGGCGCGCTGGGCAGCTACGGCACCGGCACGGGCGGGGAACGCTGGGGCTGGCGCACCGAGGTGTCGCAGCCTGGCGCGGAACACCTGGACATTCGCATGTTCAACATCACGCCGGGCGGGGAGGAAGCGCTTGCGGTCGAGGTGAACTACAGGCGGGTGCCTGCATCGTCATCCGACTCAAGTTAA
- a CDS encoding DUF4376 domain-containing protein: MRFSPSTSGWYPESIHYPNLPDDLVTVSEATYQSLQGKRVVPDAHGQPVAWTAPVVVMTPAEKRTALKAAATAKRWEAETQGITMPSGAVIGTTIDDQNRISNATAHAIRMGLQSVRFKDAENNFQSIPLADLTAIADAVALHVQACFDAEAAHFEAIGALPGDQLDAYDITTGWPA; encoded by the coding sequence ATGCGATTCTCACCGTCCACTTCAGGCTGGTATCCTGAATCGATTCACTACCCCAACTTGCCCGACGACCTGGTTACGGTCTCGGAGGCCACCTATCAGAGCCTCCAAGGCAAGCGCGTGGTCCCGGACGCCCACGGTCAGCCCGTCGCATGGACTGCACCCGTTGTGGTCATGACGCCGGCCGAGAAGCGAACGGCCCTCAAAGCAGCCGCCACAGCGAAGCGCTGGGAAGCCGAGACGCAAGGCATTACGATGCCATCAGGTGCGGTGATCGGGACCACCATCGACGATCAGAACCGCATCAGCAATGCGACGGCCCACGCCATCCGCATGGGCCTACAAAGCGTGCGTTTCAAGGACGCCGAAAACAACTTCCAAAGCATTCCACTGGCGGACCTGACGGCCATTGCCGATGCTGTGGCGCTGCACGTTCAGGCGTGCTTCGACGCCGAGGCGGCGCACTTCGAAGCCATCGGTGCACTTCCGGGCGATCAGCTGGACGCCTACGACATCACGACCGGCTGGCCGGCATGA
- a CDS encoding gp53-like domain-containing protein yields the protein MPAPPARTEISDTYPNPSNAVARSGFGKLYDYVVGLLGATGNAEEARTALGLPTGQASSDGTSGYYKFPSWMGGLIVQWYRGNVIADAGGSASVTLPITNPTMTFMALAIPVAAWTSARAYSCYVNDVGIFQTAVTVFFRYQDGAGGVNNLPGTIGVSLLAIGK from the coding sequence ATGCCCGCACCTCCCGCAAGAACAGAAATCTCCGACACCTATCCAAACCCTAGCAACGCAGTCGCCCGAAGCGGCTTCGGGAAGCTGTACGACTACGTGGTCGGCCTGCTGGGGGCGACTGGCAATGCGGAAGAGGCGCGCACGGCACTTGGCCTGCCCACGGGGCAGGCTTCGTCCGACGGCACCTCCGGCTACTACAAGTTCCCATCGTGGATGGGCGGGCTGATTGTTCAATGGTATCGGGGCAACGTCATCGCCGACGCTGGGGGCTCTGCCAGCGTGACGCTGCCCATCACCAACCCCACGATGACTTTCATGGCGCTGGCCATTCCGGTAGCCGCATGGACGAGTGCCCGGGCGTACAGCTGCTACGTCAATGATGTGGGCATCTTCCAGACGGCGGTCACTGTGTTTTTCCGCTATCAGGACGGCGCGGGCGGCGTGAACAACCTCCCCGGCACCATCGGCGTCTCCCTCCTGGCGATTGGAAAATAA